Proteins from a genomic interval of Desulfofustis limnaeus:
- a CDS encoding DnaB-like helicase C-terminal domain-containing protein, which translates to MSDYTQAIAEFYRTNLPGGVLEKSIYQADCPFCPAKGLDGSKRLVVTINRDGFFHGYFRCLNRCVPGGFPLWFAALAKIDPETVPGHDPDRESLLRQTDYPAQSINQEVKAFQDNLGTSLLERFHQAGVSAAVLKELGIGYNGRYLVYPYVQEDGNCYTARCVYPDRPTDWFWYGDDALRAEPFQIFNVEDIQRCENGTLVLCEGEDNLLTLKQMGLPGVAVPDSQVFDSIDAQRFAFIRTLFIATANNGEAEMRARSLASRVGHKVRLLRWPMGVSRDYNLWQLAQDKGADFSTEVIAMARSSRAFSPFATPKREHERFFSRMQLQSGDDYTGLKTGLARLDEAVDGIHGINVIGGAPKVGKSCFMIQIATEMARRGVPVIYYDFENGRQKILQRTLVRLSRIAAKDLQSGRFDDAGNSRYQEACREFKRLLNWFRIVNDRQLTPEIMRRHIDFMRHETQRDFTVVVIDSLHKLPFRDLSERRSGIDAWLRQLESIRDQLQVSFLVISELSRGEQGSYRETPHLGVFKGSGDIEYSADNAFVLYPDWDQQSAMDGDRLNHLWLVASREHSPGLVAGYRLDYPYWGFTEVPADGVPAVSVQDR; encoded by the coding sequence ATGAGCGATTACACCCAGGCGATAGCCGAATTTTATCGCACCAACCTCCCCGGCGGCGTGCTGGAAAAGTCCATCTATCAGGCAGATTGCCCGTTTTGTCCGGCCAAGGGGCTGGACGGCAGCAAGCGACTGGTGGTGACCATCAATCGAGACGGTTTTTTCCACGGTTACTTTCGCTGTCTCAACCGCTGCGTGCCGGGTGGATTTCCGCTCTGGTTCGCGGCCTTGGCGAAAATCGATCCGGAAACGGTACCGGGGCACGATCCGGATCGGGAGTCGCTGCTCCGCCAGACCGATTACCCAGCTCAGTCGATCAACCAGGAGGTCAAAGCGTTTCAGGACAACCTGGGCACCTCGCTACTCGAACGCTTTCACCAGGCCGGTGTTTCCGCGGCGGTACTCAAAGAACTGGGTATCGGCTATAATGGCCGTTATCTCGTCTACCCGTACGTGCAGGAGGACGGCAATTGCTACACCGCCCGCTGCGTCTATCCCGACCGCCCCACGGACTGGTTCTGGTATGGTGACGACGCCTTACGGGCCGAGCCTTTCCAGATCTTCAACGTAGAGGATATTCAGCGGTGCGAAAACGGTACCCTGGTCCTCTGCGAGGGGGAAGACAACCTGCTGACCCTGAAGCAGATGGGCTTGCCGGGCGTGGCCGTGCCCGACAGCCAGGTCTTCGACAGCATCGACGCGCAGCGCTTCGCCTTCATTCGTACCCTGTTCATCGCTACTGCCAATAACGGTGAAGCGGAGATGAGAGCCCGGTCGCTGGCGTCCCGGGTCGGCCATAAGGTGCGGTTGCTGCGCTGGCCGATGGGGGTCAGCCGGGACTATAACCTGTGGCAGCTGGCCCAAGACAAAGGGGCTGATTTCAGTACTGAAGTCATTGCCATGGCTCGCTCTTCCCGGGCCTTTTCCCCGTTTGCCACGCCCAAACGGGAGCATGAACGATTCTTCTCCCGGATGCAGCTGCAAAGCGGCGACGACTACACCGGGTTGAAAACCGGTCTGGCCAGGCTTGATGAAGCGGTCGACGGCATCCACGGCATAAATGTCATCGGCGGGGCACCCAAGGTCGGCAAGTCGTGCTTTATGATCCAGATTGCCACGGAGATGGCACGGCGCGGTGTGCCGGTGATCTACTACGATTTTGAAAACGGCCGACAGAAGATTCTGCAACGCACCCTGGTGCGATTGAGCCGGATAGCGGCGAAGGACCTGCAGTCAGGCCGTTTCGACGATGCGGGCAACAGCCGCTATCAGGAGGCGTGTCGGGAGTTCAAACGGCTGTTGAACTGGTTCCGCATCGTCAACGATCGGCAGCTTACCCCGGAAATCATGCGCCGCCATATCGATTTCATGCGCCACGAGACCCAGCGTGATTTTACCGTGGTGGTCATCGACAGTCTGCACAAGTTGCCGTTTCGCGACCTGAGCGAACGCCGCAGCGGCATCGATGCCTGGCTGCGCCAGTTGGAGTCGATCCGTGACCAGTTGCAGGTTTCTTTCCTGGTCATCTCGGAGCTGTCCCGGGGTGAGCAGGGATCGTACCGGGAGACTCCGCATCTCGGCGTATTCAAGGGATCGGGCGATATCGAGTACAGTGCCGACAACGCCTTTGTCCTCTATCCAGACTGGGACCAGCAGAGCGCCATGGACGGCGATCGGCTCAATCACCTCTGGCTCGTCGCCAGCCGGGAGCACAGCCCCGGCCTGGTGGCCGGCTACCGTCTCGATTACCCGTACTGGGGATTCACCGAGGTACCTGCAGACGGGGTGCCTGCCGTCTCGGTCCAGGACCGTTAA
- a CDS encoding cyclic nucleotide-binding domain-containing protein, whose translation MDKERIQIEAIKALKAFNSAVTTSRLYPPSSPQVAHAVEKAYQTIKTFSRTFGRLGFGTSDVPLICGRPADEGVAAELQGLVIYRHLDLLRLDHVVFHPAFDRKLFATLLSVFIARKEKITREGGGRSYVNSQGLEAYFPEEAPTCDHDQPEISGDDTIPEFGKAVSGELLEVLSDRQGPAERPAELVPLLRDEVRLVELLVAGIAWTMRGLQDQGAGLAVRSPGFARFLRRLGGYVPDAAFSSIVAGVAASLGQVNAPALLVRLYCQEYPEGLGTSLWEALVDVVPPTRFDDALGRLRDVQRELSEKSDPRDPERLAADAAVEKLIATRKGKLHLAREKARNLLDSGEQERRDRRLQAGIAALLDGNRSALQSEELQNHLPEAIEKCFQRGEVSTGERLIDAIVLGTLGGGERLRERLIRCLVLVGVWLADQQRWAPLDKLMSALLVWIRESDEGDAVYEKAAFLLQIVMIRAGQRDDWERADQILTVFHGIRTAQLPKPPPIPALIGRTQDRLFKRPIFSTLLQRYLNDGVEGAAAKRLCMMGRPAGAFLIDTLLAEEESKDRLRIIELLGSMGPVIVDELVSRLPEPMPWYGKRNLIKLAAEVAGSEQIPAILPFLRHDDLRVQREAFSCIYTISGEHRKQALIDCLPAASETMLVQIVKALNRFADPDTAAPLTVMLADQENYSEAVREPLIKEIVDGLARIALPDVQTALQQFLEARQKKVNRKLDPQLFADAEKALKAVSAAIRKDEGGSQAAPVAKTQRQNGTLAAQAVDSPGLRADLARMPGVLQVQELLQQGKQELAREAIVQLITRLVAEHRFEPAERLREWLMEIDPMALSEIIRTAELIEETKISAIDRDQVEAWADLSETLTTEEFATFYHALKRRTYESEQVIVRQGDVQSELYFIASGKIRIFYRDASGDVLVKNGSRGEILGADTVFDASVWTVSVSCLARTEVFSLGIDTLLHWREELPALESKLHDYCLKTVSMQAFFKASGKDRRGARRHKVSGRVTSLLLDSRGRDTGIASRGELADISTGGVSFFLRISQKKNARLLLGRSTKVVMPMATAIDRQVTVLGTIIAVRGHQAMDNEYSVHVKFIEELSAADLQVIIKTCRDDGST comes from the coding sequence ATGGACAAAGAACGCATACAAATCGAAGCTATCAAGGCGTTGAAAGCGTTCAATTCCGCAGTCACCACGTCCCGTCTGTATCCTCCCTCCTCGCCACAAGTGGCTCATGCGGTGGAGAAGGCCTACCAGACCATCAAGACCTTCTCCCGCACCTTTGGTCGCCTGGGATTCGGCACATCCGACGTGCCTCTGATCTGCGGCAGACCTGCCGATGAAGGTGTTGCCGCCGAGTTGCAGGGTCTCGTTATCTATCGTCACCTTGATCTGTTGCGACTGGATCATGTGGTGTTTCACCCGGCCTTCGATCGCAAGCTCTTCGCGACGCTTCTTTCCGTTTTCATTGCCAGAAAAGAAAAGATCACCCGGGAGGGAGGCGGCCGTTCGTATGTCAACAGCCAAGGGCTGGAGGCCTATTTCCCTGAGGAGGCGCCAACCTGCGATCATGATCAGCCGGAGATTTCCGGGGACGATACCATACCCGAGTTCGGCAAAGCGGTCTCCGGCGAGCTGCTGGAGGTGTTGAGTGACAGACAGGGGCCGGCCGAACGGCCGGCCGAGTTGGTTCCGCTGCTGCGTGACGAGGTGCGCCTGGTCGAGTTGCTGGTCGCCGGGATCGCCTGGACCATGCGAGGACTACAGGACCAGGGGGCCGGGCTGGCGGTTCGCTCGCCCGGTTTCGCTCGTTTTCTGCGTCGTCTCGGTGGCTACGTGCCGGATGCAGCTTTTTCCTCGATCGTCGCTGGCGTGGCCGCGTCGCTTGGCCAGGTAAACGCCCCTGCCTTGTTGGTCAGGCTCTATTGTCAGGAGTATCCCGAAGGGCTGGGCACGAGTCTCTGGGAGGCCCTTGTGGACGTGGTTCCCCCGACTCGTTTCGATGATGCCCTGGGGCGGTTGCGCGACGTGCAGCGGGAGCTGAGCGAAAAGAGCGACCCTCGGGACCCGGAAAGATTGGCGGCCGACGCTGCCGTCGAGAAGCTTATCGCCACCCGAAAAGGCAAGCTGCATCTAGCTCGGGAGAAGGCGCGAAACTTGCTCGACAGCGGTGAACAGGAACGACGGGACCGCCGCTTGCAAGCTGGAATCGCCGCCTTACTTGACGGTAATCGCAGCGCCTTGCAGAGTGAAGAGCTGCAAAACCATCTGCCCGAAGCCATAGAAAAGTGCTTCCAGCGAGGCGAGGTGTCGACCGGCGAGCGCCTCATCGACGCCATCGTCCTGGGGACGCTTGGCGGCGGAGAGCGGTTGCGGGAACGGTTGATTCGCTGTCTGGTGCTGGTCGGGGTCTGGCTCGCCGATCAGCAACGCTGGGCTCCGCTGGACAAATTGATGAGCGCCCTCCTGGTCTGGATTCGTGAATCGGATGAGGGCGATGCGGTGTACGAGAAGGCTGCTTTTCTGCTGCAGATCGTGATGATTCGCGCCGGGCAGCGAGACGACTGGGAACGCGCCGATCAGATCCTGACTGTCTTTCATGGAATCAGGACCGCTCAGCTGCCCAAGCCGCCACCGATTCCGGCACTCATCGGGCGGACCCAGGACCGACTGTTCAAGCGGCCGATTTTTTCAACGCTCCTGCAGCGGTATCTCAACGACGGAGTGGAGGGTGCGGCGGCGAAGCGTCTTTGCATGATGGGCCGGCCGGCTGGGGCCTTTTTGATCGACACCTTGCTGGCCGAAGAGGAATCGAAAGACCGGTTGCGTATCATCGAGTTGCTCGGCAGCATGGGCCCGGTTATCGTTGACGAGTTGGTGTCTCGGTTACCTGAGCCGATGCCCTGGTACGGCAAGCGTAACCTGATCAAGCTGGCTGCGGAGGTGGCGGGGTCGGAGCAGATACCCGCGATTCTTCCCTTTTTGCGCCATGATGATCTGCGCGTGCAGCGCGAGGCCTTCTCCTGTATCTATACCATCAGCGGTGAGCACCGCAAACAGGCGCTGATCGACTGTCTGCCGGCGGCCAGCGAGACGATGCTGGTCCAGATCGTCAAGGCCTTGAATCGTTTTGCCGACCCGGACACGGCTGCTCCGTTGACGGTCATGCTGGCCGATCAGGAAAACTATTCAGAAGCGGTTCGGGAACCGCTCATCAAGGAGATTGTCGACGGCTTGGCCCGCATTGCGTTGCCGGACGTACAGACGGCTCTGCAACAATTCCTCGAAGCCAGGCAGAAAAAGGTCAATCGCAAGCTCGATCCCCAGCTCTTTGCCGATGCGGAAAAGGCCTTGAAGGCCGTGAGCGCGGCGATCCGCAAAGACGAGGGCGGTAGCCAGGCTGCACCGGTGGCAAAGACGCAAAGACAGAACGGTACGCTTGCGGCGCAGGCAGTCGATTCCCCCGGACTGCGCGCGGATCTGGCACGAATGCCGGGCGTACTGCAGGTCCAGGAGCTGCTGCAGCAGGGTAAACAAGAACTGGCCCGGGAAGCGATCGTCCAGTTGATCACCAGACTGGTGGCCGAGCATCGGTTCGAGCCGGCTGAACGGTTGCGTGAATGGTTGATGGAGATCGATCCGATGGCCCTGAGTGAGATCATTCGTACCGCGGAATTGATCGAAGAAACGAAGATCTCAGCCATCGACAGGGACCAGGTTGAAGCCTGGGCTGATCTGTCGGAAACGCTTACCACCGAGGAGTTTGCCACCTTTTATCATGCCTTGAAGCGACGGACCTACGAAAGTGAACAGGTCATTGTCCGCCAGGGTGATGTGCAATCGGAGCTGTATTTCATAGCCAGCGGCAAGATCAGGATTTTTTACCGGGACGCCTCAGGCGATGTCCTGGTGAAGAACGGCTCCCGCGGCGAGATTCTCGGTGCCGATACCGTTTTCGACGCATCCGTCTGGACGGTCAGCGTCTCCTGCCTGGCCCGCACCGAGGTCTTCTCTCTCGGGATAGACACCTTGCTGCACTGGCGCGAGGAATTGCCGGCGCTGGAATCCAAGCTGCACGACTATTGTCTGAAGACGGTGAGCATGCAAGCGTTCTTCAAGGCCAGCGGCAAGGACCGCCGCGGCGCCCGCCGCCACAAAGTGAGCGGCCGGGTCACCTCGTTGTTGCTGGACAGCCGGGGGCGAGACACCGGCATCGCCTCCCGGGGCGAGTTGGCCGATATCTCCACCGGCGGCGTCTCCTTTTTCCTGCGCATCTCGCAGAAGAAAAATGCCCGCTTGCTGCTGGGCCGCAGCACCAAAGTGGTAATGCCCATGGCCACCGCCATCGATCGTCAGGTGACGGTACTGGGCACCATTATTGCCGTGCGCGGGCATCAGGCCATGGATAACGAATATTCGGTTCATGTCAAATTCATCGAAGAGCTGTCTGCCGCCGATCTCCAGGTCATCATCAAAACGTGCCGGGATGACGGGTCGACCTGA
- a CDS encoding Maf family protein, which produces MYSMLEPLILASASPRRRDLLGELGIVFDVCPAFLSEESVSGETPWNYVIRLAREKALQVSETHPLRWVLAADTTVTVDERILGKPVDEEDAVRMLLSLAGRRHLVCTGYALGHRERGILAQASVTTAVTFAAFDEALARAYVGTGEPYDKAGGYAIQGKGGVLVTAIDGSYSNVVGLPLSEVVAELVTQGVVAVRR; this is translated from the coding sequence ATGTATAGCATGCTCGAGCCGCTGATTCTTGCCTCTGCCTCCCCGAGACGCAGGGATCTGCTTGGCGAATTGGGGATCGTCTTCGACGTCTGTCCGGCCTTTCTGAGCGAAGAGTCCGTCTCCGGTGAGACCCCCTGGAACTATGTCATCCGGTTGGCTCGGGAAAAGGCTCTGCAGGTGAGCGAGACGCACCCGCTACGCTGGGTGCTGGCCGCCGATACGACGGTAACGGTTGACGAGCGGATTCTGGGTAAACCGGTCGACGAAGAGGACGCCGTCCGCATGCTGCTTTCTTTGGCCGGCCGCCGGCATCTGGTCTGTACGGGCTATGCGCTCGGTCACCGGGAACGGGGGATTCTGGCGCAGGCCAGCGTGACGACCGCCGTCACCTTCGCCGCTTTCGACGAAGCGCTGGCCCGGGCTTACGTGGGCACCGGAGAACCCTACGACAAGGCCGGCGGGTATGCCATCCAGGGAAAGGGTGGGGTGCTGGTGACGGCCATCGACGGGTCCTACTCCAATGTGGTCGGTCTGCCGTTGTCCGAGGTTGTAGCTGAGCTGGTCACGCAGGGCGTTGTCGCGGTGCGCCGGTAG
- a CDS encoding cyclic nucleotide-binding domain-containing protein, producing MSQADKIITRTCQPNEIIFRQGDPGRHMYLILNGSVEIYKTIGTTRQLISRLGTGEIFGELGLLTNAPRCATAAALETTRLIMVSDRLFHHALVNNQLPIVKPLTRQLAQRLKETEALLEESRHRVRVLEYELGSLHQSRQSDGRTSGR from the coding sequence ATGAGTCAAGCAGATAAAATCATCACCAGGACCTGCCAGCCGAACGAGATCATCTTTCGCCAAGGTGACCCCGGACGCCATATGTATCTCATCCTCAACGGATCGGTTGAAATCTATAAGACAATCGGCACAACTCGTCAATTAATCAGTCGCCTGGGGACGGGGGAAATATTCGGTGAATTGGGTTTGCTGACCAATGCTCCCCGCTGTGCCACCGCTGCCGCGCTGGAGACGACCCGTTTGATCATGGTCAGCGATCGCCTGTTCCACCATGCCCTGGTCAACAACCAATTACCGATTGTCAAGCCGTTGACCAGGCAGCTGGCGCAACGTCTGAAGGAAACCGAAGCATTGCTGGAAGAGAGCCGGCACCGAGTCCGAGTGCTGGAATACGAACTGGGTTCTTTACACCAGTCCCGTCAATCTGACGGCCGCACCTCGGGCCGCTGA
- a CDS encoding GGDEF domain-containing protein: MRLRTRFSTPATVTEFFAAAKKPFSYNVLRNSYIWFGLFWGLPIPLVTLLYELRFLRSTNADSSSLAVFDAPLQWFFLLHPLLFAIVFGILGTIRQEKENELGLRMKQLRQMAIHDPLTKLKNRRYFAHIFHDECARNLRRRETLSILFLDIDHFKKINDTYGHHQGDVVLRELGAYLQRQCRPYDTPVRWGGEEFLILLRATDEKNALFFAERIRQQIEAGISPAIPFPFTASIGLAEYRINDTLEALTGRADKALYHAKQTGRNRIVAWSSVPEESHP; encoded by the coding sequence ATGCGCCTTCGCACCAGATTCTCGACACCGGCGACGGTTACGGAATTTTTCGCGGCTGCTAAAAAACCGTTCAGCTACAATGTTCTTCGCAACAGCTATATCTGGTTCGGCCTCTTCTGGGGACTGCCCATCCCGCTGGTGACCCTGCTCTACGAGCTGCGCTTCCTCAGATCGACCAACGCCGATTCATCTTCGCTGGCGGTCTTTGATGCGCCGCTGCAATGGTTTTTCCTTCTGCACCCGCTGCTTTTCGCCATCGTCTTCGGCATCCTTGGCACCATCCGCCAGGAAAAGGAAAACGAACTGGGTCTCAGGATGAAACAGCTGCGCCAGATGGCCATTCACGACCCCCTGACAAAGCTGAAGAACAGAAGATATTTCGCACACATATTCCACGACGAATGTGCCCGCAACCTGCGCCGCCGGGAGACGTTGTCGATCCTTTTTCTCGACATCGACCATTTCAAGAAGATCAACGACACCTACGGTCATCATCAGGGCGACGTGGTACTGAGAGAACTGGGGGCCTACCTGCAAAGACAATGTCGCCCGTATGACACGCCGGTGCGCTGGGGCGGCGAGGAATTTCTCATCCTGTTGCGGGCCACCGATGAAAAGAACGCCCTCTTTTTTGCCGAACGAATCAGGCAGCAGATCGAGGCCGGAATCAGTCCGGCCATCCCCTTTCCCTTCACCGCCTCCATCGGACTGGCCGAATACCGGATCAACGACACCCTGGAAGCGTTGACCGGCCGGGCCGACAAGGCCCTCTATCACGCCAAGCAGACCGGCAGAAACCGGATTGTCGCCTGGAGCAGTGTGCCAGAGGAAAGCCACCCATGA
- a CDS encoding transglutaminase-like domain-containing protein, translating into MRAGAVITPARVVKSLVWGVWLILLVLLLWRDFFVSVVDSRESAALERDRRTEYQGIYFKEQKIGYVEYTFAPAAADTLTLHQRAVMDLNISGQSHPVDLDLQATIDQYSRLQAFHFAFTSPFYRMTADGTVSGSAVSFTLDTGNAVIEDRLSLEAPPLLPTSRRAYLLDRDLQSGEKIRIPWFDPLSLTAKSSLVEYHGKEKTLIHQRVYQLHRFTEQFAGIRVNVWLDDQGEVVKEESPAGFVFIREPEFKAKQMDHQSPELLAGVAVPVIGAMPEVGNKTSQRYRLHLPETAEFTLSSGRQSFADSILTVTRETIPDDVHDQSRPCADGARELASSPYIQTDAPEIVTLAEEIAAAPTSPTDRTQALADWVYQNLEKRPVIGIPDALSTLKSGHGDCNEHASLFAALARAAGIPTKIAVGVVYQQDAFYYHAWNEVCLNGTWISLDTTTNQFPADLTHLKFVEGELQEQLRIGALLNTLKIEPLPD; encoded by the coding sequence ATGAGAGCTGGTGCGGTCATCACTCCAGCCCGGGTCGTCAAGTCTCTGGTCTGGGGCGTCTGGCTCATTTTGCTGGTGCTCCTGCTATGGCGCGATTTCTTCGTTTCCGTGGTGGACAGCCGTGAAAGTGCCGCCCTGGAGCGGGATCGACGGACCGAATACCAGGGCATTTACTTCAAAGAGCAAAAAATCGGTTACGTCGAATACACGTTCGCTCCGGCGGCAGCCGACACCCTGACCCTGCACCAGCGGGCCGTCATGGACCTCAACATCTCCGGGCAATCGCATCCGGTCGATCTGGATCTGCAGGCTACCATAGATCAATACAGCCGCCTGCAGGCCTTCCACTTCGCGTTCACCTCCCCCTTTTATCGAATGACAGCCGACGGCACGGTGTCTGGATCGGCCGTGTCCTTCACGCTCGATACCGGCAATGCGGTCATCGAGGATCGGCTGTCGCTGGAAGCTCCGCCGCTGCTTCCCACCTCCCGTCGTGCCTATCTGCTGGATCGAGACCTGCAGTCCGGAGAAAAGATCCGCATCCCTTGGTTCGACCCGCTCTCCTTGACCGCCAAGTCGTCACTGGTCGAGTACCACGGCAAGGAGAAGACACTCATCCACCAACGAGTCTATCAACTGCATCGATTCACCGAGCAATTTGCCGGCATCCGGGTCAACGTCTGGCTGGACGATCAAGGGGAGGTGGTCAAGGAAGAGTCTCCGGCCGGTTTCGTCTTCATCAGGGAACCCGAATTCAAAGCCAAGCAGATGGACCACCAGAGCCCGGAACTGCTCGCCGGTGTCGCTGTTCCAGTGATCGGCGCCATGCCCGAGGTAGGTAACAAAACCAGTCAGCGCTACCGGTTGCATCTTCCCGAAACGGCAGAATTCACGCTGTCCTCTGGTCGCCAGTCCTTTGCCGATTCGATCCTGACCGTCACCCGGGAAACCATCCCCGACGACGTCCACGACCAGAGCAGACCCTGTGCCGATGGCGCCCGGGAACTCGCCTCCAGCCCCTATATCCAGACCGATGCTCCGGAGATCGTGACGCTCGCCGAGGAGATCGCTGCCGCTCCGACAAGCCCGACGGACAGAACTCAGGCGCTGGCCGATTGGGTCTACCAAAACCTGGAAAAACGCCCGGTGATCGGTATTCCCGACGCACTGAGCACGTTAAAATCAGGACATGGCGACTGCAACGAGCACGCCTCACTATTTGCCGCCCTGGCCCGGGCCGCCGGGATTCCCACCAAGATCGCCGTCGGTGTCGTCTATCAGCAGGACGCCTTCTATTACCATGCCTGGAACGAGGTCTGCCTGAACGGGACCTGGATCAGCCTGGATACCACCACCAACCAATTTCCCGCCGACCTGACCCACCTGAAATTCGTCGAGGGGGAACTTCAGGAACAGCTGCGCATCGGCGCCCTGCTCAATACCTTGAAAATTGAACCGCTGCCCGATTGA
- a CDS encoding ABC transporter ATP-binding protein, giving the protein MVFDPTEDPILLLNRLSKQFDRLTAVNQVDLRVNRGEIFGFLGPNGAGKTTTIKIIAGLLLPSSGSVTICGHSLATENRLCRQLTGYIPDRPYLYEKLTGSEYLSFIDSLYRQTGRAAPLPETARDYLDLFDLLPWQDNLIESYSHGMRQKLIMTSMLMLDVPLLVVDEPMVGLDPKSARIVKELFRRRARNGGTIFLSTHSMEIAEELCDRISIIVNGSTIASGTVAALKRERALEGSNLEELFLQLTGAVELQQVIAALRGETAS; this is encoded by the coding sequence ATGGTTTTCGACCCGACTGAAGATCCCATTCTGCTCCTCAACAGACTCAGCAAACAGTTTGATCGGCTTACCGCCGTCAACCAGGTGGATCTGCGCGTCAATCGCGGTGAAATCTTCGGCTTTCTCGGTCCCAACGGGGCCGGCAAGACCACCACCATCAAGATTATCGCCGGACTGCTGTTGCCCTCTTCCGGATCGGTCACCATCTGCGGCCACTCGCTGGCCACCGAAAACCGGCTCTGTCGACAATTGACCGGGTACATCCCCGACCGACCCTATCTTTACGAAAAACTGACCGGAAGTGAGTATCTGAGCTTTATCGACAGCCTCTATCGCCAAACCGGTCGGGCCGCCCCGCTGCCGGAGACCGCCCGGGACTATCTGGATCTTTTCGATCTGCTGCCCTGGCAGGACAACCTTATTGAGAGCTATTCGCACGGCATGCGGCAAAAACTGATCATGACCTCAATGCTGATGCTCGACGTACCGCTCCTGGTGGTGGACGAACCAATGGTCGGTCTGGATCCAAAAAGTGCCCGGATTGTCAAGGAACTATTCAGAAGACGGGCACGAAACGGGGGGACCATCTTTCTCTCCACCCACTCGATGGAAATTGCCGAGGAGCTGTGTGACCGGATCAGCATTATCGTCAACGGTTCGACCATCGCCAGCGGCACGGTGGCCGCCCTGAAGAGAGAGCGCGCGCTCGAAGGGAGCAACCTCGAGGAGCTGTTTCTGCAGCTGACCGGGGCCGTGGAGTTGCAGCAGGTCATCGCCGCCCTGCGCGGCGAAACCGCTAGCTGA